One window of Acidobacteriaceae bacterium genomic DNA carries:
- a CDS encoding carboxypeptidase regulatory-like domain-containing protein, which translates to MRSFPRIRPAAALVMLLVAGLLLWQSPVMAQETTGSVSGIVQDSTGAAIPHASVVLMNLSNKTERRTVSNGTGEFTIPSVPSDVRYQVKVSMQGFKAWESKPFPVRPGDRIAFSDIKLQIGEATAEVTVEATESQAVKPLDTPERSDVITSKDLETLAIVGRDATELIETLPGFSVISPGVNNQTSANTAAVGINNNITGGYSSNGAGPTGLATVLDGVSLTDIGSRTNTVQTVNADMIESAKVSTSTFSAVNAQGPSIFNATTKHGTSTYHGELYFYARNTAMNSNDWDNNYLQQTRPDGSYYYPGGTIGGPLWIPGTRFGRSNNKLFFFFGLEYLNQKFSPTTLDSWVPTLAERTGDFSVANLNAQLCGARPDGLLNPNAIQPMCYAENYLANGNMVADGNVKPFANAGGVALVNWLPLPNADPFHNVSGYNYIQPVVVNQNGDILHARVDYAINDRNSVYAAYGRQSQITDQPVNLNYIPSNSVLYPGGITTGDISNIASLTYTHTFSSSVTNEVEAAISFYSQPGNMGNPAAVSRFSMNSYNGGNGNFNYLGEYKNAGDYSVPALQDYSNLGYPNLLMPGGFYNNQIHLKKVVPDVQEVLSWTKGAHFFQFGVYAEKGIINGTAVGGYPQGMYTFNPGNSFYEYNSNPQAPFTNAQFIACQNPQTTGTSRLSGAAYLGSCINPVAMMYLGTPDSFTQTNFTPIADMQYNTVAGFVNDQWKIHAKALHEFTVMLGARIEHLGPWTDKHNNGLATFSPSLYKQQCTEAIGSPVSCQATTDYPGIVWHGTQSSISNSVNSPQSIYFSPRVGMAWDIFGHGNTVLHGGWGEYRHQEEFAPYAAAAATAQGFKTTYLQQQWNFDGVDEQSPVNPSDFNIDVVSTTDTERPIIYQYNGTISQRINTTHLRGAFANSLVEVAYVGTKMQHLSSFNQGSSYNEASDLNLIPGGYMFGDQTTNGFCLCNLPGKLSAVSIGSLTTAGQDWFRPYPFYQHIYMLNHNFYGNYNGLQTSWNKSTGLVTFGVNYTFSKTLATAASYNNQIVDPVNLRNDYNPAPYDRTHVVNAHYQVDLGKRYKGDSTLMKEVANGWLISGISSWQSGVDLPSAQGQNFGFGYGSLQVVQVATKQQAVSTSYQQVCENEYNIPRDKNGNQFCVTNMDPTTWLGTPDYQLMPTLNCNPATGGKSKQYINPLCFGVPMPGGPTTGPFAGVTTNPTGQGAYRLPYIHGPAYQNHNLSLYKNFGIEGRTLQLHASAFNFLNHPLTSFNNNDNTNLNMGNLNFAVAGQPLTPTQLRAPDFGIANIKYGSRLMELGAKFTF; encoded by the coding sequence ATGAGGTCATTTCCCAGGATCAGGCCGGCAGCCGCACTGGTGATGCTGTTGGTCGCGGGGCTGCTGTTGTGGCAATCGCCCGTGATGGCGCAGGAGACGACCGGAAGCGTGTCGGGCATTGTGCAGGACTCGACGGGCGCGGCGATTCCTCACGCGAGTGTCGTTTTGATGAATCTCTCGAATAAGACCGAGCGCAGGACGGTGAGCAATGGCACGGGCGAGTTCACGATTCCGTCGGTGCCGTCGGATGTGCGGTACCAGGTGAAGGTATCGATGCAGGGGTTCAAGGCGTGGGAGTCGAAGCCGTTTCCCGTGCGCCCGGGTGACCGCATCGCGTTCAGCGATATCAAGCTGCAGATTGGCGAGGCCACGGCTGAGGTGACGGTGGAAGCGACGGAGAGCCAGGCGGTGAAGCCGCTGGACACGCCGGAGCGCAGCGATGTAATTACGTCGAAGGATTTGGAAACGCTGGCGATCGTGGGCCGCGATGCGACGGAGCTGATTGAGACGCTGCCAGGGTTTTCGGTGATCAGCCCGGGCGTGAATAACCAGACGTCGGCGAACACGGCGGCGGTGGGAATTAATAACAACATCACGGGTGGGTACTCCTCCAACGGCGCGGGACCGACGGGCCTGGCGACGGTGCTGGACGGAGTTTCGCTGACCGACATCGGATCGCGCACCAACACCGTGCAGACGGTGAACGCGGACATGATCGAGAGCGCCAAGGTTTCGACCTCGACGTTCAGCGCGGTGAACGCGCAGGGGCCTTCGATCTTCAACGCGACGACGAAGCATGGCACATCGACGTACCACGGTGAGCTGTACTTCTATGCCCGCAACACGGCGATGAACTCCAACGACTGGGACAACAATTACCTGCAGCAGACGCGGCCGGATGGAAGCTACTACTATCCGGGTGGAACGATCGGCGGGCCGCTGTGGATTCCGGGCACGAGATTCGGACGAAGCAACAATAAGCTGTTCTTCTTCTTCGGGCTGGAGTATCTGAACCAGAAGTTCTCGCCGACGACGCTGGATTCATGGGTGCCGACGCTGGCCGAGCGCACGGGTGACTTCAGCGTGGCGAACCTGAATGCGCAGCTCTGCGGAGCGCGGCCCGATGGGCTGCTGAATCCGAATGCGATTCAGCCGATGTGCTACGCGGAGAATTATCTTGCGAACGGGAACATGGTGGCGGACGGCAATGTGAAGCCGTTTGCGAACGCGGGTGGCGTGGCTCTGGTGAACTGGCTGCCTCTCCCGAACGCGGACCCCTTCCATAATGTGTCCGGCTACAACTACATTCAACCGGTCGTGGTGAATCAGAACGGCGATATTCTTCACGCGCGCGTGGATTACGCGATCAACGATCGTAACAGCGTGTATGCGGCCTACGGACGGCAATCGCAGATCACGGACCAGCCGGTCAACCTGAATTACATTCCCAGCAATTCGGTGCTCTATCCGGGCGGCATCACTACCGGAGACATCTCGAATATTGCGTCGCTCACGTATACGCACACGTTCAGCAGCTCGGTGACCAACGAGGTGGAAGCTGCGATCTCGTTTTACAGCCAGCCCGGCAACATGGGGAATCCGGCTGCGGTGTCGCGGTTCAGCATGAATTCGTACAACGGCGGCAATGGCAACTTCAACTACCTGGGTGAGTACAAGAATGCGGGCGACTACTCCGTGCCTGCGCTGCAGGATTACAGCAATCTGGGGTATCCGAACCTGCTGATGCCCGGCGGCTTCTACAACAACCAGATTCATCTGAAGAAGGTCGTGCCGGATGTGCAGGAGGTTCTGAGCTGGACCAAGGGCGCGCACTTCTTCCAGTTCGGCGTGTACGCGGAGAAGGGAATCATCAACGGAACCGCGGTCGGCGGCTATCCGCAGGGCATGTACACCTTCAACCCCGGGAACTCCTTCTACGAATACAACAGCAATCCGCAGGCGCCCTTCACGAACGCGCAGTTCATCGCCTGCCAGAACCCGCAGACGACGGGAACGAGCCGGCTCTCGGGCGCAGCGTATCTCGGTTCCTGTATTAACCCGGTGGCGATGATGTACCTGGGCACACCGGACAGCTTCACGCAGACAAACTTCACGCCGATCGCGGACATGCAGTACAACACCGTGGCCGGTTTTGTGAACGACCAGTGGAAGATTCACGCCAAGGCGTTGCACGAGTTCACAGTGATGCTCGGCGCACGCATTGAGCATCTCGGCCCATGGACGGACAAGCATAACAACGGGCTCGCGACCTTCTCGCCCTCGCTTTACAAGCAGCAGTGCACCGAAGCGATTGGATCGCCGGTTTCGTGCCAGGCGACGACAGACTATCCGGGCATCGTGTGGCACGGAACGCAGAGCTCCATCTCGAACTCGGTCAACAGCCCGCAGTCCATCTACTTCTCGCCGCGTGTCGGCATGGCATGGGACATATTCGGCCACGGGAACACCGTGCTGCATGGTGGATGGGGCGAGTACCGGCATCAGGAGGAGTTCGCACCGTATGCTGCCGCCGCAGCCACCGCGCAGGGCTTCAAAACAACCTACCTGCAGCAGCAGTGGAACTTTGACGGTGTGGATGAGCAGTCGCCGGTCAATCCTTCGGACTTCAACATCGATGTCGTCTCCACGACCGACACAGAGCGGCCGATCATTTATCAGTACAACGGCACGATCTCCCAACGGATCAATACGACCCACCTAAGGGGAGCTTTCGCGAACTCGCTGGTTGAGGTTGCGTATGTCGGCACGAAGATGCAGCATCTCAGCTCGTTCAACCAGGGCAGTTCGTATAACGAGGCCTCCGATCTGAACCTGATTCCGGGCGGGTACATGTTCGGCGACCAGACGACGAACGGCTTCTGCCTCTGCAACCTTCCTGGAAAGCTGAGTGCGGTCAGTATCGGTTCGCTGACGACGGCGGGACAGGACTGGTTCCGTCCGTACCCGTTCTATCAGCACATCTACATGCTGAACCATAACTTCTACGGCAACTACAACGGCCTGCAGACGAGCTGGAACAAATCCACCGGGCTGGTGACGTTCGGGGTGAACTACACGTTCTCGAAGACGCTGGCGACGGCGGCCTCTTACAACAACCAGATTGTCGATCCAGTGAACCTGCGCAACGACTACAACCCGGCACCCTACGATCGCACGCATGTCGTCAACGCGCATTACCAGGTGGATCTTGGCAAGCGTTACAAGGGCGACAGCACCCTGATGAAGGAAGTGGCGAACGGCTGGTTGATTTCCGGTATTTCAAGCTGGCAGAGCGGTGTCGATCTGCCATCGGCGCAGGGCCAGAACTTTGGCTTTGGATATGGATCGCTGCAGGTCGTGCAGGTGGCTACGAAGCAGCAGGCGGTCTCCACCTCCTACCAGCAGGTGTGTGAGAACGAGTACAACATCCCGCGAGACAAGAACGGCAACCAGTTCTGCGTGACCAACATGGATCCGACCACATGGCTGGGAACACCGGACTACCAGTTGATGCCGACGCTGAACTGTAATCCGGCAACCGGAGGAAAGAGCAAACAGTACATTAACCCGCTCTGCTTTGGCGTGCCGATGCCGGGAGGGCCGACGACCGGACCCTTTGCGGGAGTGACGACGAACCCGACAGGGCAGGGAGCCTACCGGCTGCCGTATATACACGGGCCGGCATATCAGAACCACAATCTTTCGCTTTATAAGAATTTCGGTATTGAGGGAAGGACCCTGCAGTTGCATGCGTCTGCGTTCAACTTCCTTAATCATCCGCTGACCTCGTTCAACAACAACGACAACACGAATTTGAATATGGGCAACCTGAACTTTGCCGTCGCGGGGCAGCCACTTACGCCGACGCAACTCAGAGCTCCGGATTTCGGCATCGCGAATATCAAGTACGGATCAAGGCTGATGGAACTGGGAGCCAAGTTCACGTTCTAA